One Channa argus isolate prfri chromosome 15, Channa argus male v1.0, whole genome shotgun sequence DNA segment encodes these proteins:
- the wbp2nl gene encoding postacrosomal sheath WW domain-binding protein, with translation MALNRNHSQNGGVLINNGETVVRQCKNVELSFSDATCKSDLLKGTKKGTVYLTPYSLVFVSSNTKDCLGSAMFPYYLMKGCSIEQPVFAANYIKGTVSAEPGGGWEGQAQFKMSFPSGGAIELGQHLFKLATNAPRAAPVQNGASSFGYPSPGMTNGFGPPPAAPPAYPYPPPPQQNGFYQGPPPAPGNMGYPYPTAAAGMYPSGFDYMAPPPPYPGPPQNWTPAPQNWTAAAAPPPPGNSKAAEAAGSAYYNPNNPHNVYMERPPPYAPFPDSPEKKDN, from the exons ATGGCTTTGAATCGGAACCATTCACAAAACGGCGGCGTTCTGATAAATAATGGAGAAAC TGTTGTAAGACAATGTAAGAATGTAGAACTGTCATTCAGTGATGCCACTTGCAAGTCAGACCTGCTCAAGGGGACCAAGAAGGGCACTGTTTACCTTACTCCATACAGT TTGGTGTTTGTGTCCAGTAATACCAAAGACTGCCTTGGCTCAGCCATGTTCCCCTATTATCTGATGAAGGGCTGCAGCATTGAGCAGCCAGTGTTTGCAGCTAACTACATTAAAGGAACAGTTTCAGCTGAGCCTGGTG GTGGCTGGGAGGGCCAGGCCCAATTTAAGATGTCGTTCCCCAGTGGGGGAGCCATAGAACTTGGACAGCATCTCTTCAAACTTGCCACAAATG CGCCTCGTGCGGCTCCTGTCCAGAATGGTGCCTCCTCCTTTGGGTATCCATCACCTGGAATGACCAATGGCTTTGGCCCACCTCCAGCCGCTCCTCCTGCCTACCCTTACCCACCACCACCCCAGCAGAATGGTTTCTACCAAGGGCCTCCCCCTGCACCTGGAAATATGGGTTATCCGTATCCAACAGCTGCTGCAG GAATGTACCCATCTGGATTTGACTACATGGCGCCACCTCCACCATACCCTGGGCCACCCCAAAATTGGACTCCAGCCCCTCAGAactggacagcagcagcagccccacCACCTCCAG GTAACTCCAAGGCAGCGGAAGCAGCAGGAAGTGCGTATTACAATCCCAACAATCCGCACAATGTCTACATG GAGCGGCCTCCACCATATGCACCATTTCCTGACTCTCCTGAAAAGAAGGACAACTGA
- the poldip3 gene encoding polymerase delta-interacting protein 3, whose protein sequence is MADVSLDEVIRQRGINLKAPAKRTMFGRGAGGIGKSFDARQKIGTNDVRQRLGGGAGGAGFQVKDAREKLAHKDARFKIRGRGGAGSVQDARQMINSRKQGQNPLNVSVQTTQKTAVTNQQQSHTLVPQIQIHTSNNLAGVNTRQFASNVQGLSVRGSTTPQLSINKRMVDARDRLSLKRSIGGTQMQAAAALPLKITKTIQQRPFGMPGGIRAATQPASNEQDSTPSKQIKIITANSMLQSRSGTVGSTFSMTAPITKVVKNDAYTAPRPPVPVAPTRPNPARSSAAALQPVSRTLQQSTAETSTTATAPPQPAFSPLEGTKITVNNLHPRVTEEDIVELFCVCGALKRARLVKVGVAEVVFVRKEDAVSAYRKYNNRCLDGQPMKCNLHIQGNVITSDQPILLRLSDTPGTGSSTKKDGLPPSLSRPAGQRASSQPTPEVDPQTILKALFKSTAQSTSTTEPPSSQATAFRIKI, encoded by the exons ATGGCAGACGTCTCTTTGGATGAAGTGATTCGACAGCGCGGTATTAACCTGAAGGCACCCGCTAAACG GACCATGTTTGGAAGGGGTGCAGGAGGAATTGGCAAGAGTTTTGATGCCCGACAGAAGATTGGGACAAATGATGTCAGACAGCGGCttggaggaggagcaggaggagctg GGTTTCAGGTGAAAGATGCAAGAGAAAAGCTGGCTCATAAAGATGCTCGCTTTAAAATTCGTGGCAGGGGAGGAGCAGGAAGTGTGCAGGATGCTCGTCAGATGATCAACTCTCGCAAACAGGGGCAGAATCCGCTCAATGTCTCTGTACAGACCACACAAAAGACAGCAGTAACAAACCAACAACAGAGCCATACACTTGTGCCACAGATACAGATACACACCAGCAACAATCTTGCTGGCGTGAACACAAGGCAGTTTGCCTCTAATGTACAAGGACTAAGTGTGAGGGGCAGCACTACGCCGCAGCTGAGTATTAATAAGAGAATGGTGGATGCTCGTGATCGACTGAGCCTTAAGAGGAGCATTGGAGGGACACAAATGCAGGCAGCAGCTGCACTGCCCCTAAAAATAACCAAGACCATCCAG CAACGTCCTTTTGGGATGCCAGGTGGCATACGTGCAGCTACACAG CCTGCCTCAAATGAGCAAGACAGCACCCCAAGTAAACAAATAAAGATCATTACTGCAAACAGTATGCTACAGTCTCGG TCTGGAACGGTGGGTTCTACATTCTCCATGACAGCCCCAATCACCAAGGTGGTTAAAAACGATGCTTACACTGCCCCACGTCCTCCTGTCCCTGTGGCTCCTACCCGACCTAACCCGGCTCGGTCTTCAGCTGCAGCCTTACAACCCGTTTCTAGGACCCTGCAGCAAAGCACAGCAGAAACCAGCACAACAGCCACTGCTCCACCCCAG CCTGCTTTCAGTCCTTTGGAGGGGACCAAAATAACAGTGAATAACCTGCATCCCAGGGTTACAGAGGAAGACATAGTT gagctgttctgtgtctgtGGTGCTTTGAAACGAGCACGACTGGTAAAGGTGGGTGTGGCTGAAGTGGTTTTTGTCCGTAAAGAAGATGCTGTGAGCGCCTACAGAAAGTACAACAATCGCTGCCTGGACG GCCAACCCATGAAGTGTAACCTTCATATTCAGGGAAATGTCATCACTTCAGATCAGCCCATACTATT GAGGCTCAGTGACACTCCAGGCACAGGCAGCAGTACAAAGAAAGATGGTCTGCCCCCTTCCTTGTCTCGCCCTGCCGGTCAGCGAGCCTCCTCTCAGCCCACGCCTGAGGTGGACCCCCAGACCATCCTCAAAGCTCTGTTCAAGTCCACTGCACAGTCCACTTCCACCACTGAGCCCCCCAGCTCACAGGCCACTGCCTTCCGCATTAAGATATAG
- the rrp7a gene encoding ribosomal RNA-processing protein 7 homolog A — MTSGVKVHTKMAPCKKKHASSQSCVLPGGFTVLSLQFSSDSVSQHKLYVKEHRVRAEKSSRRPLDRTLFVLNIPPYCSQDVVRELFSQFGTVQSVELGDHPGSLMESGPKLSRFFRPAEKQGFKVGYIVFQNSTSIAAAKSHPHDIPLVVCTDQRPVLTGVQKWIKQYTESLIQVDKLQKIVDSFMEEYDKKKEEEAEQQRKEAEQQQEDEEGWVKVTRGHKGTKARPHSEAANQRTLQKEMRKKKRKELMNFYTWQHRNTQKEHIAELRKKFEEDKQRIALLRGQRKFRPY; from the exons ATGACTTCCGGTGTGAAGGTTCATACCAAAATGGCGCCGTGCAAGAAGAAACACGCTAGTAGCCAGTCTTGTGTCCTTCCTGGAGGCTTTACAG TGTTGTCCTTACAGTTTAGTTCCGACAGTGTTTCACAACACAAACTGTATGTAAAAGAGCACAGAGTTCGGGCAGAGAAGAGCTCACGCCGACCGTTGGACCGGACTTTATTTGTCCTCAACATCCCCCCGTACTGCTCCCAG gatGTTGTCAGAGAGTTATTCTCGCAGTTTGGCACTGTTCAGTCTGTGGAGCTGGGTGACCACCCAGGATCCTTAATGGAGTCTGGACCCAAACTGTCCAGGTTCTTCAGACCTGCTGAGAAACAG GGTTTTAAAGTTGGCTACATTGTCTTTCAAAACTCGACCAGTATAGCAGCAGCTAAATCACACCCACACGACATTCCTCTGGTGGTCTGCACAGACCAGCGTCCAGTGCTGACAGGAGTACAGA AATGGATTAAGCAGTACACAGAATCTTTGATTCAAGTGGACAAGCTGCAAAAAATTGTCGACTCATTTATGGAAGAGtatgacaagaaaaaagaagag GAAGCTGAGCAGCAGAGGAAGGAGGCTGAGCAGCAACAAGAGGATGAAGAGGGCTGGGTGAAAGTCACTAGAGGACACAAGGGCACTAAGGCCCGTCCCCACAGTGAGGCAGCCAACCAGAGGACTCTGCAAAAGgagatgaggaagaagaagaggaaagagtTAATGAACTTCTACACCTGGCAGCACAGAAACACCCAGAAAGAGC atattGCTGAACTGAGGAAGAAGTTTGAGGAGGATAAACAGAGAATAGCTCTGCTGAGGGGGCAGAGAAAGTTCAGACCTTACTGA
- the LOC137100380 gene encoding zona pellucida sperm-binding protein 4-like has translation MNYCSAKVCLIFWILTVMAQNCWCFSNTQMKKIPEEQQQPELVLPRVACSARRIKAVFGPLVKSNLHVRDMSGVPVPVPESEDSCGVRMSIEKDQTLSFISRYDGCYVQMEGSKVVVPLQVQLMGEDKWFRVNISCPLIKRYIERTRLTPTPLPENCDTEKRLRVDCGHQSISSEACYKLGCCYDAYDLTCFYRLNDCSLDGHFVFSVATADTDAPIDPSSLIIKDQPQCFPVVTTPDVAVFKIGVTDCGAKMKVDGDVVMYEVEVEELHSQFSLQVQCEYEAEDLKRAADLQSSYTVTNPPPVAALGTAQVQMRIARDANFTSFFSAEQLPLTLPLRKAAYVEVSLAQPSPDPSLSLRIRDCFAYPASRHSVWTLLYDGCPNPLDNMRSSVPVDNQGKTTSHSQIRRFDVKTFAFLDPNTGHPSVEEIYFYCWVEICTDDADCAQSCSIISSESERQRREATSKYDQAQLVSIGPLLLGQNGTKPEEESCVTHNKLQLAVYLFSAVGVALLLVVLFTVWPCVKKCQKPGVQHVEA, from the exons atgaactaCTGTTCTGCAAAAGTATGTTTGATTTTTTGGATTCTTACCGTCATGGCTCAGAACTGTTGGTGTTTCTCAAACACGCAGATGAAGAAAATACccgaggagcagcagcagccggaGCTCGTCCTGCCGAGGGTCGCCTGCTCTGCACGGAGAATAAAAGCTGTGTTTGGGCCGCTGGTCAAAAGCAACTTGCATGTTAGAG ATATGTCAGGTGTTCCAGTCCCAGTACCTGAGTCTGAGGATTCCTGTGGCGTGAGGATGAGCATAGAGAAAGACCAGACCCTCTCGTTCATCAGCAGATACGACGGCTGCTATGTTCAGATGGAG GGCAGCAAAGTGGTCGTTCCTCTGCAGGTGCAGCTGATGGGAGAGGATAAATGGTTCAGGGTGAACATCAGCTGTCCTCTGATAAAGAGATACATTGAGAGGACTCGTCTCACTCCAACAC CGTTACCTGAAAATTGTGACACAGAAAAACGACTACGTGTGGATTGTGGCCACCAGAGCATTTCTAGTGAGGCCTGCTACAAACTCGGGTGCTGCTATGATGCTTATGATTTAACCTGCTTCTACAGGCTCAACG ACTGCTCCCTGGATGGACACTTTGTGTTCTCCGTTGCAACCGCAGACACAGACGCGCCGATCGATCCCAGCAGCCTCATAATCAAAGATCAGCCACAGTGTTTCCCTGTGGTCACCACCCCAGATGTGGCAGTCTTCAAGATCGGAGTGACGGACTGTGGCGCAAAGATGAAG GTTGATGGAGATGTGGTGATGTATGAGGTGGAAGTAGAGGAGCTGCATTCTCAATTTAG tcTCCAGGTCCAGTGCGAATATGAGGCAGAAGACCTAAAGCGTGCAGCAGACTTGCAGTCTTCGTACACAGTCACCAACCCACCCCCTGTGGCTGCCCTGGGAACTGCCCAAGTGCAGATGAGAATAGCCAGAG ATGCAAACTTCACGTCGTTTTTTTCAGCGGAACAGCTTCCACTGACCTTGCCCCTGCGTAAAGCTGCATATGTGGAGGTTTCCCTCGCGCAGCCATCCCCAGACCCTTCGCTGTCTCTGCGCATTCGGGACTGCTTTGCCTACCCAGCATCTAGGCACTCGGTGTGGACGCTTCTCTACGATGG ATGCCCCAATCCTCTGGACAACATGAGAAGCTCTGTTCCTGTGGACAACCAAGGAAAGACCACCTCCCACTCTCAAATCAGGAGGTTTGATGTCAAGACCTTTGCCTTCTTGGACCCTAATACAGGCCATCCAAGTGTGGAGGAA atcTATTTTTACTGCTGGGTGGAAATCTGCACTGATGATGCTGACTGTGCACAAAGCTGCTCAATCATTT CATctgagagcgagagacagagaagagaggCCACGTCCAAGTACGACCAGGCCCAGTTGGTGTCCATAGGGCCTCTGCTGCTGGGACAAAACGGCACGAAACCAGAGGAGGAATCATGTGTGACTCATAACA AGCTTCAGTTGGCCGTGTACCTCTTCTCTGCTGTTGGCGTCGCCCTGCTGCTGGTCGTGCTGTTTACGGTGTGGCCGTGCGTTAAGAAGTGTCAGAAACCAGGAGTGCAGCACGTTGAGGCTTGA